A single window of Nyctibius grandis isolate bNycGra1 chromosome Z, bNycGra1.pri, whole genome shotgun sequence DNA harbors:
- the ANKRD34B gene encoding ankyrin repeat domain-containing protein 34B: protein MTEMVELPAEGNSLIRAVYQSRLRLTRLLLEGGAYINESNDRGETPLMIACRTKHVDSQSVSKAKMVKYLLENKADPNIQDKSGKTALMHACLEKAGPEVVSLLLKSGADPSLQDHSNCSALVYAINSEDKQTLKVLLNACRAQGKEVIIITTDKCPSGRQKTKQYLNVSPADLEECHSLASCTSPSDIELKTSPSSLSSSNETKKALFSFKELDPPRSVDNSSRTVSPTRKSSSTKAGSKLAQVQRLQSEPGLKRSLPLFHQNKIAFLQEELQDITPEEELSFKINGLALSKRFITRHQSIDIKDSAHLWKTFDQTGSRKLSYDEINSQRPFVEDKHNSSGIPMGYDAGSGQICFISNLSSIIQKRNLGANHYSSDSQLTTSLGPAAAEDSKPVTGKKKILSPSHSLLSSSREALEIMPPVTLSRRNQAFLERRGSGALLLDHIAQTRPGFLPPLNVNPHPPVPDITSINRVSGVISCGQKHLVPAAPAFPRETKNMKMLLRRQSLQTEQIKQLVNF, encoded by the coding sequence ATGACGGAAATGGTGGAGCTGCCGGCGGAGGGGAACTCCCTGATAAGAGCCGTCTATCAAAGCCGCCTGCGCCTCACCAGGCTGTTACTGGAGGGTGGTGCCTACATCAACGAGAGCAATGACAGAGGTGAAACCCCTTTAATGATTGCTTGTAGGACAAAACATGTGGACTCGCAGAGTGTCAGCAAGGCAAAGATGGTTAAATACCTACTGGAAAACAAGGCTGATCCCAACATACAGGACAAATCTGGAAAGACGGCCTTGATGCACGCTTGTCTGGAAAAAGCAGGCCCTGAAGTGGTGTCTCTGCTCCTGAAAAGCGGAGCTGACCCAAGCCTGCAAGACCACTCCAattgctctgctcttgtgtATGCAATAAACTCTGAAGACAAACAGACCCTGAAAGTTCTTCTTAATGCCTGCAGGGCGCAAGGAAAAGAAGTCATCATCATCACAACGGACAAGTGCCCCTcaggaaggcagaaaacaaagcagtacCTAAACGTGTCTCCTGCAGACCTCGAGGAATGCCATTCCCTGGCTTCTTGCACTTCCCCATCCGACATAGAACTGAAAACATCTCCGTCCTCACTTTCCAGTTCAAATGAAACTAAAAAAGCACTTTTCAGCTTTAAAGAGCTGGATCCTCCACGAAGTGTGGACAACTCATCTCGAACAGTTTCACCGACGAGAAAATCCAGCTCAACAAAAGCAGGGTCCAAGCTGGCACAAGTGCAGCGGCTACAGTCTGAGCCTGGGTTAAAGAGATCTCTGCCACTGTTTCACCAGaataaaattgcctttttaCAAGAAGAACTTCAGGATATTACGCCAGAAGAAGAGCTCTCTTTTAAAATCAATGGCCTTGCCTTATCGAAGAGATTCATCACCAGGCACCAAAGTATTGATATAAAAGACAGTGCTCATTTATGGAAAACCTTTGATCAAACTGGATCAAGGAAATTATCATATGATGAGATAAACTCTCAGCGTCCTTTTGTTGAAGACAAACATAACTCCAGTGGGATTCCTATGGGTTACGATGCCGGTTCAGGACAAATCTGCTTCATTTCAAACCTCAGCAGtattattcagaaaagaaacttaGGAGCAAATCACTACAGCTCTGATTCTCAGTTAACTACTAGTCTaggtcctgctgctgcagaagacaGTAAGCCAgtgacaggaaagaaaaagattctttCTCCATCTCACTCATTGTTATCAAGTTCTAGAGAAGCACTGGAGATCATGCCTCCTGTTACCCTGAGCAGGAGGAATCAAGCTTTCCTAGAAAGACGGGGTTCAGGAGCTTTATTGTTGGATCATATTGCTCAGACAAGACCAGGTTTTCTTCCTCCACTGAATGTGAATCCTCACCCCCCAGTTCCAGATATTACTTCCATAAACAGGGTTTCTGGGGTGATTTCTTGTGGACAAAAACACTTGGTACCAGCAGCACCTGCTTTCCCTAGGGAGaccaaaaatatgaaaatgctaCTAAGGAGGCAGTCGTTACAGACTGAGCAGATTAAGCAATTAGTGAATTTTTAA